One Pontibacillus yanchengensis DNA window includes the following coding sequences:
- the lpdA gene encoding dihydrolipoyl dehydrogenase, whose amino-acid sequence MVVGDFPIELDTLVVGAGPGGYVAAIRAAQEGQKVAIADKGSLGGVCLNVGCIPSKALIQAGHRYEHAHGADEMGIKSENVTVDFSKVQEWKGKVVDKLTGGVEGLLKGNKVDIVKGEVYFVDKNTVRIMDEKNSQTYTFNNCIIATGSRPIELPNFKYSDRVISSTGALALDEIPEKMVVIGGGYIGTELGTAYANFGTEVTILEGQEDILLGFEKQMRQLVKKKLKKKNVNVVTNAMAQGVEEGENGATVTYEAKGETHTVDADYVLVTVGRKPNTDELGLEQVGIDLDDKGLIKIDKQCRSNIDNIYAIGDIVTGPPLAHKASYEGKIAAEAISGHASEIDYHGIPAVVFSEPELASVGYTEAEAKEAGYDVNAAKFPFAANGRALSLNENDGFLKLVTRKEDGLIIGGQIAGANASDMIAEVGLAIESGMTAEDLALTIHAHPSLGEITMEAAEVALGKPIHSM is encoded by the coding sequence ATGGTAGTAGGAGATTTTCCAATTGAATTAGACACTCTTGTAGTTGGTGCGGGACCTGGCGGCTATGTAGCTGCTATCCGTGCTGCCCAAGAAGGTCAAAAAGTAGCAATTGCAGACAAAGGTAGTCTTGGTGGTGTATGCTTAAACGTTGGGTGTATCCCTTCAAAAGCATTAATCCAAGCTGGTCACCGCTATGAGCATGCTCATGGTGCAGATGAAATGGGAATTAAATCTGAGAATGTTACAGTTGATTTCTCTAAGGTGCAAGAATGGAAAGGCAAAGTTGTTGACAAGCTTACAGGTGGTGTAGAAGGTCTACTTAAAGGTAATAAAGTAGATATTGTCAAGGGTGAAGTGTACTTCGTTGACAAAAACACCGTACGTATTATGGATGAGAAGAACTCTCAAACTTACACGTTTAATAACTGTATTATCGCAACAGGTTCTCGTCCAATTGAGCTACCTAACTTCAAGTATTCCGATCGTGTAATCAGTTCTACTGGAGCATTGGCATTAGATGAAATTCCTGAGAAAATGGTAGTAATTGGTGGAGGCTACATTGGTACTGAGCTAGGTACTGCCTATGCGAACTTTGGTACAGAAGTTACAATTCTAGAAGGCCAAGAAGATATTCTACTTGGTTTCGAAAAACAAATGCGTCAGCTTGTTAAGAAGAAACTTAAGAAGAAGAATGTTAATGTTGTGACAAATGCAATGGCTCAAGGTGTAGAAGAAGGTGAAAATGGGGCTACTGTAACGTATGAAGCAAAAGGTGAAACACACACTGTTGATGCAGATTACGTACTTGTAACAGTAGGACGTAAACCTAACACTGACGAACTTGGTCTAGAACAGGTAGGCATTGATTTAGACGATAAAGGTCTAATTAAGATTGACAAACAGTGCCGCTCAAACATTGACAATATCTATGCTATTGGAGATATTGTAACTGGACCACCACTTGCTCATAAAGCTTCTTATGAAGGTAAGATAGCTGCGGAAGCAATTAGTGGACATGCTTCTGAAATTGATTATCATGGTATTCCTGCTGTAGTATTCTCTGAGCCTGAATTAGCAAGTGTAGGCTATACAGAAGCTGAAGCGAAAGAAGCTGGTTATGATGTTAATGCAGCTAAATTTCCATTTGCAGCAAACGGTCGTGCGCTTTCACTTAATGAAAACGATGGCTTCTTGAAGCTTGTTACTCGCAAAGAGGACGGTCTAATTATTGGTGGTCAAATTGCCGGTGCAAATGCTAGTGATATGATCGCCGAAGTTGGCTTGGCTATTGAATCAGGTATGACTGCAGAGGACTTAGCTCTTACAATCCATGCTCACCCATCATTAGGTGAGATTACGATGGAAGCAGCTGAAGTTGCATTAGGTAAACCAATACACTCTATGTAA
- a CDS encoding 2-oxo acid dehydrogenase subunit E2: MAYEFKLPDIGEGIHEGEIAKWFVKDGDEVKEDDVLCEVQNDKAVVEIPSPVEGTVKQVHVGEGEVTTVGTVIITFDAPGYEDNTSESSDDSSKEEEKEEKKEKDEKQEQAKTESSDQSASEEEEDESGERVIAMPSVRKFAREKDVNINKVSGSGKNGRVLKEDVEAYINGDQKSETTQTEAEETTDQGTTQEAQQQEAPQGQYPETREKMNGMRKAIAKAMSNSKQTAPHVTLMDEVDVTELVAHRKKFKQVAADQDIKLTYLPYVVRALVSTLKKYPTLNASLDDEAQEIVYKHYYNIGIAADTDKGLVVPVVKDADRKSIFGISSEINELAGKARDGKLTSEEMKGASCTITNIGSAGGQWFTPVINHPEVAILGIGRIAEKPVVKDGEVVVAPVLALSLSFDHRLIDGATAQNAMNQIKRLLNDPQLIMMEA; this comes from the coding sequence GTGGCTTATGAATTCAAGCTACCGGATATCGGTGAAGGTATCCATGAAGGTGAGATTGCTAAATGGTTCGTCAAGGATGGCGACGAAGTTAAAGAAGATGACGTCCTTTGTGAAGTTCAGAACGATAAAGCAGTAGTTGAAATTCCTTCCCCAGTTGAAGGAACTGTTAAACAGGTTCATGTAGGTGAAGGTGAAGTTACCACTGTAGGTACTGTCATCATTACCTTTGATGCACCTGGTTATGAAGATAATACTAGCGAAAGTTCTGATGATTCTTCCAAGGAAGAAGAGAAGGAAGAGAAGAAAGAGAAGGATGAAAAACAAGAGCAAGCTAAAACTGAAAGTTCAGACCAATCTGCTTCTGAAGAAGAGGAAGACGAATCTGGCGAGCGTGTAATTGCAATGCCTTCAGTTCGTAAGTTTGCACGTGAAAAAGACGTAAACATTAATAAAGTATCCGGCTCTGGTAAGAATGGACGCGTTCTTAAAGAAGACGTAGAAGCTTACATCAACGGTGATCAGAAGTCTGAAACTACTCAAACAGAGGCAGAAGAGACTACTGATCAAGGTACAACACAAGAAGCACAGCAGCAAGAAGCACCACAAGGTCAATATCCTGAAACTCGTGAGAAAATGAACGGTATGCGTAAGGCGATTGCTAAAGCAATGTCCAACTCTAAACAAACAGCTCCACACGTAACATTAATGGATGAAGTTGACGTTACTGAGCTTGTTGCTCATCGTAAGAAATTCAAGCAGGTAGCTGCTGATCAAGATATTAAATTAACGTATCTTCCATATGTAGTTCGTGCACTTGTATCTACATTGAAGAAGTACCCAACATTAAACGCGTCTCTTGATGATGAAGCTCAAGAAATCGTTTATAAGCATTATTACAATATTGGTATTGCTGCGGATACAGACAAAGGTCTTGTAGTACCGGTAGTTAAAGATGCGGATCGTAAATCCATTTTCGGCATTTCCTCAGAAATCAATGAATTGGCAGGAAAAGCTCGTGATGGTAAACTAACATCTGAGGAGATGAAAGGCGCTTCTTGTACTATCACAAACATCGGTTCAGCTGGTGGACAATGGTTCACTCCTGTAATCAACCATCCTGAAGTAGCTATACTAGGAATTGGTCGTATTGCGGAAAAACCTGTTGTTAAAGATGGAGAAGTAGTCGTAGCTCCGGTTCTTGCTTTATCACTAAGCTTTGACCATCGTCTAATTGACGGTGCTACAGCACAGAATGCAATGAACCAAATCAAACGTTTACTGAACGATCCACAATTAATTATGATGGAGGCGTAA
- a CDS encoding alpha-ketoacid dehydrogenase subunit beta, whose protein sequence is MAQMTMIQAITNAMHTELKNDENVLIFGEDVGQNGGVFRATEGLQAEYGEDRVFDTPLAESGIIGMSVGLALQDFRPVPEIQFIGFIYEAMDAINGQMARYRYRSGDTYNMPVTIRAPFGGGVHTPELHADSLEGLLTQQPGIRVVVPSTPYDAKGLLLSSIRNNDPVFFLEHMKLYRSFRGEVPEEDYTVELDKADVKREGKDVTLIGYGAMVHQALKAADQLAEDGIEAEVIDLRTISPIDYDTIIESVKKTNRVVMIQEAQKQGGVAAAVTSEIQERAILHLEAPILRVTAPDTVYPFSQAEEVWLPNHNSIIEKVNKVMNF, encoded by the coding sequence ATGGCACAAATGACAATGATTCAAGCCATTACTAATGCGATGCATACCGAACTTAAAAACGATGAAAATGTTTTAATTTTCGGTGAAGACGTAGGGCAAAATGGTGGCGTATTCCGTGCTACAGAAGGCCTGCAAGCTGAATATGGTGAAGATCGTGTATTCGATACTCCACTAGCTGAGTCCGGTATCATCGGGATGTCTGTAGGTCTAGCCCTACAGGATTTCCGCCCAGTACCTGAAATTCAATTCATTGGTTTCATCTATGAAGCAATGGATGCGATTAACGGTCAAATGGCGCGTTATCGTTATCGTTCTGGCGACACATATAACATGCCAGTTACAATCCGTGCTCCATTTGGTGGTGGTGTTCATACTCCTGAACTTCATGCTGACTCTTTAGAAGGTTTATTAACTCAACAGCCAGGAATCAGAGTAGTAGTCCCTTCAACTCCATATGATGCAAAAGGTCTGCTTCTTTCTTCAATTCGTAATAATGATCCTGTATTCTTCTTAGAGCATATGAAGCTTTACCGTTCTTTCCGTGGTGAAGTACCAGAAGAAGATTATACAGTTGAATTAGATAAAGCAGATGTTAAACGTGAAGGTAAAGATGTAACACTAATCGGATATGGTGCAATGGTTCATCAGGCACTTAAAGCTGCTGACCAACTAGCTGAAGATGGAATTGAAGCCGAAGTAATTGACCTACGTACAATTAGCCCGATTGATTATGATACAATCATTGAATCTGTTAAAAAGACAAATCGTGTTGTTATGATTCAAGAAGCTCAAAAACAAGGTGGCGTTGCCGCTGCAGTGACATCTGAAATTCAAGAACGTGCTATTTTACATCTTGAAGCTCCTATTCTGCGTGTTACTGCACCTGACACTGTTTATCCATTCTCTCAAGCTGAAGAAGTTTGGTTGCCAAATCATAACAGTATCATTGAAAAAGTTAATAAAGTAATGAACTTTTAA